A region of Roseofilum capinflatum BLCC-M114 DNA encodes the following proteins:
- the acnB gene encoding bifunctional aconitate hydratase 2/2-methylisocitrate dehydratase — protein MFLDDYRQHAQERAALGIPPLPLDAAQTSELCEMLKQPQEELKEELLMLLRDRVPPGVDEAAYVKAGFLTAVAKDEIQCPLISHQGAIDLLGTMVGGYNVRSLVDILKSNDNGMASEAAGALSKITLVFDAFNEVLELSDVNPYAKQAIDAWANAVWFIRRPKLAEAITVTVFKVPGETNTDDLSPAPHATTRPDIPLHALAMLESRMPEGLETIAKLKENGHPVAYVGDVVGTGSSRKSAINSVLWHIGDDIPFVPNKRAGGYILGGKIAPIFFNTAEDSGALPIECDVSKLNTGDVITIHPYKGEITNQAGEVVSTFTLKPETILDEVRAGGRIPLLIGRSLTDKTREALGYEPSPLFTRPSLPNDTGKGFTLAQKMVGKACGLPGVRPGTSCEPIMTTVGSQDTTGPMTRDELKELACLGFNADLTLQTFCHTAAYPKPVDIKTHKDLPDFFSTRGGVALRPGDGIIHSWLNRMLLPDTVGTGGDSHTRFPLGISFPAGSGLVAFAAALGVMPLDMPESVLVKFTGELQPGVTLRDIVNAIPWVAMQQGKLTVATENKQNVFNGRVMEMEGLPDLKLEQAFELTDATAERSCAGSTIKLSTETVAEYLRSNIVLMKNMIARGYEDAVTLTRRIAKMEQWLANPELMSADEDAEYADIIEVNLNEIKQPIVAAPNDPDNVKLMSECSGDKVDEVFIGSCMTNIGHYRAAAKILEGAGTVKGRLWICPPTRMDEQQLRDEGVYGIFAAAGARTEMPGCSLCMGNQARVEDNATVFSTSTRNFNNRMGKGARVYLGSAELAAVCALLGKIPTVEEYLDIVAKKVDPFKAELYRYLNFNEIEGFEDFGRVIPADQMPKLEEAVV, from the coding sequence ATGTTTCTAGATGACTATCGTCAACACGCCCAAGAACGCGCTGCTCTCGGTATCCCTCCCCTGCCTTTGGATGCCGCTCAAACCTCCGAGTTGTGCGAGATGCTCAAACAGCCGCAGGAGGAACTGAAAGAAGAACTGCTGATGTTATTACGCGATCGCGTGCCGCCAGGTGTGGATGAAGCGGCTTATGTGAAAGCCGGTTTCCTGACTGCTGTGGCGAAGGATGAGATCCAGTGTCCGCTCATTTCCCATCAGGGGGCGATCGACCTGCTGGGAACCATGGTGGGAGGATATAATGTGCGATCGCTCGTCGATATCCTCAAAAGCAATGATAACGGCATGGCCAGTGAAGCGGCTGGCGCTCTGAGTAAAATCACCCTGGTTTTTGATGCTTTTAATGAAGTTCTAGAACTCTCAGACGTGAACCCCTACGCCAAACAAGCGATCGACGCTTGGGCGAACGCCGTCTGGTTTATCCGCCGTCCCAAACTGGCTGAAGCCATCACCGTCACCGTCTTCAAAGTGCCCGGAGAAACCAACACAGATGACCTCTCCCCCGCACCCCATGCCACCACCCGCCCCGACATCCCCCTCCATGCCCTGGCTATGCTAGAGTCGCGGATGCCGGAAGGGTTGGAAACCATTGCCAAACTGAAAGAAAACGGCCATCCCGTCGCCTATGTCGGCGATGTTGTCGGAACCGGTTCCTCTCGCAAGTCTGCCATTAACTCCGTTCTCTGGCACATTGGCGACGATATCCCCTTTGTACCCAACAAGCGGGCAGGAGGATACATCCTCGGCGGTAAAATTGCCCCCATCTTCTTCAACACGGCTGAAGACTCTGGCGCACTGCCCATCGAATGCGATGTCAGCAAACTCAACACCGGCGATGTGATCACCATCCATCCCTACAAAGGGGAAATTACCAACCAAGCGGGAGAAGTCGTTTCCACCTTCACCCTCAAACCCGAAACCATTCTCGATGAAGTTCGTGCCGGTGGACGCATTCCCCTACTCATCGGACGCAGCTTAACCGATAAAACCCGTGAAGCCCTGGGGTATGAACCGAGTCCACTGTTCACCCGTCCCAGTCTGCCCAACGATACCGGTAAAGGGTTTACCCTGGCGCAAAAAATGGTGGGCAAAGCCTGCGGACTGCCCGGTGTGCGTCCCGGAACCTCCTGCGAACCAATCATGACCACCGTAGGTTCCCAGGATACCACCGGGCCGATGACGCGGGATGAGCTGAAAGAACTGGCCTGTTTGGGCTTTAATGCCGACCTCACTTTACAAACCTTCTGCCATACCGCCGCCTATCCCAAACCCGTAGACATCAAAACCCACAAGGACTTACCGGACTTCTTCTCCACTCGCGGAGGGGTTGCCCTGCGTCCGGGAGATGGCATCATCCACTCCTGGCTCAACCGGATGCTCTTACCGGACACCGTAGGCACGGGGGGCGACTCCCACACCCGTTTCCCCCTGGGTATTTCCTTCCCCGCAGGTTCCGGGTTGGTGGCGTTTGCGGCAGCTCTGGGGGTGATGCCCTTGGATATGCCAGAGTCCGTATTAGTCAAGTTTACCGGTGAGTTGCAACCGGGGGTTACCCTGCGGGATATCGTCAACGCCATTCCCTGGGTAGCCATGCAACAAGGTAAGCTCACTGTCGCCACCGAGAACAAGCAAAATGTGTTCAATGGTCGGGTGATGGAGATGGAGGGCTTACCGGACTTGAAGTTGGAGCAGGCGTTTGAGTTAACGGATGCCACGGCAGAGCGATCGTGTGCTGGCTCTACCATTAAGCTCAGTACAGAAACCGTGGCAGAATATCTGCGCTCTAATATTGTGCTGATGAAAAACATGATCGCCAGGGGCTATGAGGATGCGGTTACCTTGACTCGTCGTATTGCCAAAATGGAGCAATGGTTAGCGAACCCAGAGTTAATGTCAGCCGATGAAGATGCCGAATACGCTGATATTATCGAGGTCAACTTAAACGAGATCAAACAACCGATTGTGGCGGCTCCCAATGACCCGGATAATGTGAAGTTAATGAGCGAATGTTCCGGGGATAAAGTTGATGAGGTATTCATCGGTTCTTGTATGACCAATATCGGCCATTATCGGGCGGCGGCGAAGATTTTGGAAGGCGCAGGAACGGTCAAAGGTCGCCTGTGGATCTGTCCCCCAACCCGCATGGATGAACAACAGTTACGGGATGAAGGAGTGTACGGTATTTTCGCGGCTGCTGGTGCAAGAACGGAGATGCCGGGATGTTCCTTGTGCATGGGAAATCAAGCCCGCGTGGAAGATAATGCCACGGTTTTCTCAACCTCGACCCGTAATTTTAACAACCGCATGGGTAAAGGTGCGCGAGTCTATCTAGGCTCGGCCGAGTTGGCTGCCGTCTGCGCTCTTCTCGGTAAAATCCCCACTGTTGAGGAGTATTTAGATATTGTGGCTAAGAAGGTCGATCCATTCAAGGCTGAGTTGTACCGTTACCTGAACTTCAATGAGATTGAAGGTTTCGAGGATTTCGGTCGCGTCATTCCCGCCGATCAGATGCCGAAGTTAGAGGAGGCTGTAGTGTAG
- a CDS encoding AAA family ATPase: MPHLQEFLKQSLHSNWEEGLYNSNELLKYSLQVTTVIECINEELTQIPKEEIIGKIAQIDNRSILRFCSVCINNILKKHFWDSFFILPRSVRERLTANLNTDLRLDLPHHSIAAGFYLMYSQQLSEATLVFEKNSHIPYGNQIYTLSYALNLCNQATEFKQISSLILPPCPETEPEKRFHPTSWQAIQAFNRVIEETQLIERSSSRGTRAKALVRAQGELQHIINNIDQLAQPEGMLIILILQRWLRFVIQIASDIGNVEILEPVQNPYTIGDPVEGDRFVGREDILRELESLWLGAANPPSVLIYGHRRMGKSSILRNLTGGSDLKLIYVNLQLLGSVTQGISEVLLTIADDIAQHLDIAAPSDEAFLTFPQRTFERYLRDVLKQLDCRALIIALDEFEIIEDLIEAGQLTPDFMGYLRGLMQMDKRLAFALAGLHTLEEMTRDYFQPFFGSTYALRVGFLSSAATRQILENPSEDFPLEYHPDAVDEIYRLTHGQPYLVQLIGFQLVRRFNELMFETPTFISTSLNERISTPLNERNARLTLEDVAAVTDITQGDLFRNGRYYFDGIWNQASQDPPGQTDILKALAPHPTGLTTEQLQSQCPPVPDLTAALETLKRHDVINQTGERWQIQVELCRRWIATRT, encoded by the coding sequence TACAGGTTACCACTGTTATTGAATGTATCAATGAAGAACTAACTCAAATTCCGAAAGAAGAAATTATCGGTAAAATAGCACAGATTGACAACCGGAGCATCCTTCGTTTTTGCTCTGTATGTATTAATAACATACTAAAGAAACATTTCTGGGATAGTTTCTTTATCTTACCCAGAAGTGTTCGGGAACGACTCACTGCCAATCTTAATACAGATCTTCGGTTGGATTTACCCCATCACTCAATTGCCGCAGGATTTTATCTAATGTATTCACAGCAATTAAGTGAAGCTACTCTAGTTTTTGAAAAAAATTCACACATCCCGTATGGCAATCAAATATATACCCTAAGCTATGCACTTAACTTATGCAACCAAGCCACAGAATTTAAGCAAATTTCTTCACTTATCCTTCCTCCTTGCCCTGAAACAGAGCCTGAAAAACGCTTCCATCCAACAAGTTGGCAAGCTATCCAAGCATTTAACCGCGTCATCGAAGAAACTCAACTTATTGAGCGTAGTAGTAGCCGGGGAACTCGCGCCAAAGCCCTAGTTCGTGCCCAAGGAGAACTCCAACACATCATTAATAATATTGATCAACTTGCTCAACCTGAAGGGATGTTAATTATCTTAATCTTACAACGATGGTTGAGATTTGTTATTCAGATTGCCAGCGATATTGGCAATGTGGAAATTCTCGAACCCGTCCAAAACCCCTACACCATCGGCGACCCGGTAGAAGGTGACCGGTTTGTGGGTCGTGAGGACATCCTCCGGGAACTGGAAAGCCTCTGGCTCGGTGCAGCCAACCCCCCCTCTGTCCTCATCTACGGTCATCGCCGCATGGGGAAAAGCTCCATTCTCCGCAACCTCACGGGCGGTTCTGACCTCAAGCTGATTTACGTTAACCTGCAACTGCTCGGCTCCGTTACCCAGGGTATCAGTGAAGTCCTGCTGACCATTGCCGACGATATTGCCCAACATCTGGACATTGCCGCGCCTTCCGATGAAGCCTTTCTCACGTTTCCCCAACGCACATTTGAGCGCTACCTGCGAGATGTCCTTAAGCAACTGGACTGTCGCGCCCTGATTATTGCCCTGGATGAATTTGAGATTATCGAAGACCTCATCGAAGCGGGACAACTCACCCCCGACTTTATGGGTTACCTGCGGGGTCTGATGCAAATGGATAAGCGTCTAGCCTTTGCCCTGGCTGGACTGCACACCCTCGAAGAAATGACCCGCGACTATTTCCAACCCTTCTTTGGCAGCACCTACGCCCTCCGTGTCGGTTTCCTCAGCAGCGCCGCCACCCGGCAAATTCTGGAAAATCCCAGCGAGGACTTCCCCCTGGAATATCACCCGGATGCGGTGGATGAAATCTATCGCCTCACCCACGGTCAACCCTACCTGGTGCAACTGATAGGCTTTCAACTGGTGCGCCGTTTTAATGAGCTGATGTTTGAAACGCCTACGTTCATTTCGACTTCGCTCAATGAACGTATTTCAACTCCGCTCAATGAACGGAATGCCAGACTTACCTTAGAGGATGTGGCCGCTGTTACCGATATTACCCAAGGCGACCTGTTCCGCAATGGTCGCTACTACTTCGACGGCATCTGGAACCAAGCCAGCCAAGACCCACCAGGACAAACGGATATCCTGAAAGCCCTCGCCCCTCACCCCACCGGCCTAACAACGGAGCAACTCCAGTCCCAGTGTCCCCCTGTGCCCGACCTTACCGCCGCCCTAGAGACCCTGAAACGCCATGATGTGATTAATCAAACTGGTGAGCGATGGCAGATTCAAGTAGAACTCTGCCGCCGTTGGATAGCCACCCGCACTTAG